The region ACGGCCTGAACGGCGGCGGCCAGGGCCTGACCGTCCTCCGCCTCGATGGAGTCCCCGTCCGCGACGGAGTCCCCGTCCGCGACGGCATCGGCGGCCGCCGATGCGTGGCCGTCCCGCGTACCCATGCTGTCGTCCACCCCCTTCTCCCCCATCACGTGCCTTAGCTCTCCGTGTCCTCGGAGCGCCCACCGCGGCGCCGGGGCGTGGCCTTGCGCGTACGGGCGGGCGAGGCGGCCGACTTGGCGGCGGCGGTCTTGGTGGTTTTGCTCGCGGCCGACTTGGTGGCGGCGGCTTTGGCGGTCTTGGCGGCAGCGGTCTTGGCGGCGGCTGTCTTCGCGGCGGCGGGACGCTTCTTGGCGGGCTGCGCGGAGGCCGCCGTCTCGTTCTCCGCCGTCGCCTCCGCCCGGGCGGGCTCCTCGGACCGCTCCGGCTCCTCCCCCGGCAGAGTGGGTGGTTCCGGCGCTCCCGGCGCGCCGAAGGGCAGCACCCGCACCGTGGGCCGTTCCACCGGCTTCGCCGGGACCGGCTGCTCGCGCCCCTCGATCAGGACCAACGAGCCCTGGTAGCAGACCGACAGCACATACGGGGTCTGGTAGAGCATCCCCCAGAGCTTGGAGGTCTCGTCCACGTCCATCTGCGTCGGTGTGAAGCGCACCCGCTGCACCGACTCGGCCAGGTCGCTGCCCGCCAGATACGGGCGCCGGGCGGCCTCCTCGATCACGTCCTTCGGCAGCATCGGTATCTCGTGCAGGGTGCGCACCACGCTGCCGATCAGGCGCTGCCCGACCAGCTCGGATTCCTCCCCGTACGCGCTGATCAGGTAGTGCAGATCCATCGCCGCGGCCGGTCGCTTGAGCAGCGTGCCGTCCGAGGCCCGGGTGGGCAGGTCGGTGGCGCGCATGGAGGCGTTCGGGGTGACCTGGTAGAGGAAGATGTTGATGGTCGGTTCGGTGGGCGGCTCCGTCGGGG is a window of Streptomyces violaceusniger Tu 4113 DNA encoding:
- a CDS encoding DUF4255 domain-containing protein, which translates into the protein MSNGLAFATVTQALALLIANNLRPEIDIAVTVDTRRPPTEPPTEPTINIFLYQVTPNASMRATDLPTRASDGTLLKRPAAAMDLHYLISAYGEESELVGQRLIGSVVRTLHEIPMLPKDVIEEAARRPYLAGSDLAESVQRVRFTPTQMDVDETSKLWGMLYQTPYVLSVCYQGSLVLIEGREQPVPAKPVERPTVRVLPFGAPGAPEPPTLPGEEPERSEEPARAEATAENETAASAQPAKKRPAAAKTAAAKTAAAKTAKAAATKSAASKTTKTAAAKSAASPARTRKATPRRRGGRSEDTES